The Novosphingobium humi DNA window GTTCGGCCGCCGGCGCATTGGCCAGCACCGCATCGCGAATCCCCCCGCCCGTCAACGGATCGGCATTCACCACATCCGCGCGCAGGCGCAGGGTGTTCGGGATCACCGCCGTCATCGGCTCGACCCCTTCGACATTCACCTCGCCCAATTGTTCCACCCAATTGAGGATGCCGTTGAGTTCAGGAACCATCGCTTCCAACTCGCCTTCGCTTACCTTGATGCGGGCAAGACTGGCGATCCGGGCCACTGTGGCGGTATCGACCGACATGCAACAACCTTTGCCATTAAAACCAAGCCGGAAATCCCGGCCCACAAACAAAGCGAGGGGCATTCTCGCCCCTCGCGCCGTATATTCGCTAGCACCGCAAAGGCGGCGCTTCAAGCAAGCGGGATTATTCCGCGCCGCCCGGAGCCGCAGGCGCATCGCCGCCCGGAGCCGCACCGGCGCCGCCCTGCGCGCGCATCATGCGCTCCATCATCCGGCGCTGCATTTCCACCTCGGCCTGATTGCGGAAGTCGATAACCTCCAGCTCGAAGTTCAGGTTCGAATTGGCCGGGATCGCGCCAGCGGCATGGTCGCCATAGGCCAGCTTGGCCGGGATGTGGATCAGATACTTGCCGCCGCGCTGCGTCTGGGCCAGCGCCTTGGCGAAACCGGGGATCGTGCCCTGCATCTGCATCACGACATTCTTGTTCTGGTCAAACACCGTGCCGTTATCCAGCTTGCCGACATAATTGACCATGACCAGATCGCCCATGGTGGGATTCGACCCTTCACCGGCCTTCAGCGTCTTGACGCCCACCAGCGGCGGGCGCGCGGCCACGGCCACGGTCCCGCCCACCAGCACGGCCACCAGCGTGCCAAGCCAGATTTTCGAAACCGAACCCTTGCTCAGCGGCTGAAGGGGAACGCGGGTGATCTCGGTCATGGTGCAATCCTGTCCTATGCGATCAATGGCCGGATACGGCCCAACTCTTGGCCGCCTCCCTACAGGCGCGCCCCAGACTGTGCAAGCGCAACACAAGTCTTAAAGACCATGAATTTGTCCAAGAGCGCCCAAACGCCATACAGCAAAAAGCCCGCCGATCATGACCGCCTTGTCAGACAGCCGGATCAGCGGGCTTTTGATTCGGCCCGAACTCAGACCGAAAGGCGCTTACTTGGCGCCGTCACGCTCGGCGCGCTTGCGCTCCAGCTTGCGGGCGCGACGCACAGCGGCGGCCTTTTCGCGAGCACGCTTTTCCGAGGGCTTTTCATAGTGGCGACGCAGCTTCATCTCGCGATACACCCCCTCGCGCTGCAGCTTCTTCTTGAGAGCGCGCAGGGCCTGATCGACATTGTTTTCGCGGACGAGAATCTGCATAAAAAGAACCACCTCAAATATCTGTCGGCCAGAGCCCCACCCATCTCGATCGAGCGGGGGTTCACCCAAGGGATTGCAACGAAACTTGCGCCGAATCCCTGTGGGGTCGGCTGGATTTGCGGCCCGCTAGCAGAGTCGCGGGTCAAAGGCAAGCTGCGATCAACCAAACCTGACTCGCCAATCGGGGCGCGGAGCGGCTCTAAAGCCGATAAACAGCACGATGACAACACCCCACCGGCATTTTATACGCCGGGCTTATATCCTCAGGATGCCCCGGACTATACGCAAGGCCCGCCATAAGCTAGGGGCGGCCTATGAGTCATGAAACACCTTCCAATCAGGTCCGCCAATTTGTCGTCGGCCGCGATGATGACGGCATTCGCCTGGACCGCTGGTTCAAGCGCCATCTGCCCCAGATCGGCTTTGCCACGATCAGCCGCTGGGCCCGCACCGGCCAGATCCGCATCGACGGCAAGCGCGCCGCCCCCGAAGACCGCGTGGCCAAGGGCCAGACCCTGCGCGTGCCGCCCGGCGACAGCATCGTGGGCATCGGCGGCGGCAAGGCCGCGCGCGCCCGCAAGCCTTTGACCGAGGCGCAGCTCGAACTGGCCGATTCCATTGTGCTGCACCGCGACCCGTCCGCCATCGTCATCAACAAGCCCCCCGGTCTGGCCACCCAAGGCGGCAGCGGAACGTTCGAGCATGTCGACGGTCTGCTCGACGCCTATGCCAATGGCGGCCCGCGCCCGCGCCTTGTCCACCGTTTGGACAAGGACACGTCGGGCGTACTGCTGGTCGCAGCCACGCCGGGCAGCGCGGCCTTCTTCTCCAAGCGCTTTTCCGGGCGCACGGCCAAGAAGGTCTACTGGGCGCTGGTGGTGGGCGTCCCCTCGATCGACGAAGGACTGATCGACCTGCCGCTGGCCAAGCAGCCCGGATCGGGCGGCGAAAAGATGATGGTCGACCAATCCGAACACGGGCAGCCCTCCAAGAGCCGCTATCGCGTGATCGACCGTGCAGGCAATCGCTGCTGCTGGGTCGAACTGCAACCGCTGACGGGGCGCACCCATCAGTTGCGCGTCCATATGGCGGCCATCGGCCACCCGATCGTGGGCGACGGCAAATATGGCGGGCCGGACGCCTTTCTCTCGGGCAGCATCAGCCGCAAGCTGCACCTCCATGCCCGCCGCCTGATCATCGAACATCCCGACGGCACGCCTTTGGATGTCGAGGCGCCCTTGCCCGATCATATGGCGGCCAGCCTTGCCCAGCTCGGCTTTGAGGAATCGGAGGGCGAATATATCCCCGATCCCAGCGGCGAATGGGGGCGCGAGGAAAAGAAGCAGGCGGCCAAGGCCCATGCCAAGGATTACCGCAAGGAACGCAAGGGCGAGCGCCGGGGCCGGGCCGAAACGGGCCGATCGCGCAATGATTCGCGCCGGACTGAATCCCGCAAAGGCCCCGGCGCCAAGTCCGAGGCCCCGCGCAAATCCGGCCCCAAAAAGGGCCTGGGCAGCAAGCCGAGTGCAAAGCCGACCGGCCCGCGTCCTGCGGCCAAGGCTGCGGGCAAACCTGCGGGTCGGCCCGCGGCTAAGCCTGCCGGCAAGCCCGCTGGTCGCCCCTCGGGCAGGCCGCCCGCGCCCCGGGGCCAGCGTTAATGCACCCTAATCCGGCCTTTCGTCATGACGATCGTGCGCTGTTTGAACGCCTGATCCGCGAAATCGGCTTTGGCATGGTGTTCGCCGCCACACCGGACGGGCCGCGCGTGGCGCATGTGCCGCTGGTGTCTGACGGCAATGGCACGGTGCAGTTCCATCTTGCGCGCGGCAATGCGCTGGCGCGCCATCTGCACGGGATGGTCGCGCTGGCGGTTGTCAACGGGCCAGACGCCTATGTCTCGCCGCGCTGGTATGGCCATGATCCCAATCAGGTGCCGACATGGAACTATGTCGCGCTGGAAATGGAAGGGCCGGTGCGCAGGATGGACCGCGACGGGCTATTTGGCCTGCTGGAGGCGCTTTCGGCGCAGGAGGAGGCCAAATTGCCCCCGCCCGCATGGACGATGGAGAAATCCGACCCGGCCTATATCGACAAGCTGATGGGCGCGATTGTCGGCTTTGAGATGGAGGTACAGGCGTGGCGCCCAACCTTCAAGCTCTCGCAGAACAAATCGGCCGAAATGCGCGAACAGGTCGCCGCCGGGCTGGAAGAGGTCGGAAGCCATGCGGTGGCCGCGATGATGCGGGGGCTGGTATGACCAGATTGGCCGTGTTCGATTGCGACGGAACGCTGGTCGATGGCCAGCATGACATTCAGGCCGCGATGGTTGATGCCTTTCGCGCGCAAAGCCTGCCCCCCCCCTCGCGTGAGGCGGTGCGCCAAATCGTCGGGCTCAGCCTGCCTGTCGCCATGCGCCGCCTGCGCCCCGATCTTGAGAGCGAGCAGCAGGCCGCGCTGGTCGAGGAATATAAATACGCCTATCGTAGCGCTCGCGATTCCGGGCGGATCGGTGAGCCTTTGTATGACGGCATCCGGGGGCTGCTCGACGGGCTGCGCAGCGATGGCTGGGCGATGGCCGTGGCCACGGGCAAGAGCGATCGCGGGCTGACCCATTGCCTGGCGATGCACGGGCTGTCCGACCATTTCGTCTCGCTGCAGACCGCCGATCGCCATCCGTCAAAGCCCCATCCCGCCATGCTGGAGGCCGCCCTGTTCGAGGCCGCCGCCATGCCGCAGGACAGCGTGATGATCGGCGACACCAGCTTTGACATGGCCATGGCGCGCAGCGCGGGCGTGCGGGCATTGGGGGTGGCATGGGGCTATCACAGCGTGGCGCAGTTGATGGCCGCGGGCGCCGATGCGGTCGCGCGCGATCCGGAACACTTGCGGGAGTTACTGGGATGAGCATGGACGCGCAAACGCTGGCGAAGGCGCGCTTCAAGCGGTTGACGGTGGTGCGCTTTGTCGGCGTGCTGGTGGCGATGGTGGGCGCGGCGATCATGGCGGGCAAGGTGGATCTGCCGCGTCTCGTCGGCCTGCTGGTGCTGCTGGGCGGGATCTATTACGCGCTGATTTTCCCCAGCCGGTTGGTGAAGCGCTGGAAGAAGCAAGACGGGGCGCAATGAAGCGGTTTTACAAGGAAGTATCGGTGGCCGGGCAGGATGGCGCCTGGCAGGTGACGCTGGACGGGCGCGCGATTCGTACCGTGGGCGGACAGCCGCAAAAGGTGCCGACCAAGGCTCTTGCCGAGGCGCTGGCCGGGGAATGGGCGGCGCAGGGCGAAGAGATCGACCCGACGAGTTTCGTTTTGCGCGATATGGCCGATTATGCACTGGACGTGGTCGGGCGCGACCGGGCCGAGGCCATTGCCTCGCTGCTGCCCTATGCCGAAACGGACACGCTATGCTATCGCGCCGATCCTGAAGACGCCCTGTTCGAGCGCCAGAACGAGGTTTGGGAGCCGATTCTGGCCGCCGCCGAAGTGCGCCACGGCATCCGGATGCAGCGCATCAGTGGCATCATGCACAAGCCCCAGCCCGCCGAAAGCCTCGCCGCCTTGCGCGCGCGACTGGACGATGCCGATGCGTTCACGCTGGCGGCCCTGCGCAACATGGCCAGTCTGGCGGCATCGCTGCTGATCGCGCTGGAGGCGGCGGAACCGGGGGCGGATGTGGCCGCGCTATGGGCCGCCGCCAGCCTTGAAGAAGAGTGGCAGGCCGACCTCTGGGGCCGCGACTGGGAGGCCGAAGAGCGCCGCGAGAAGCGGGCGAAGGCGTTTGCTTTGTCGGCGGAATTTGTTGGGATGGTAAGGGGGTAAATTTTGCCTCCGGCAGGCAAAGGGACTTGTCCCTTTGCCTGCCGGAGGCATCTTAACGCCCCTCACCCGACCCAATCTGCGACTTCCGCCGCCAGCTTGTCCGACATCCGCCCCAGTGCCTCGGCCACAGCTTCAGGCTTGGGCGCGACGCCCTTTTCCACCGCCTCGAACCGGCGCTGGGCCAGCGTGCCGTCCAGTTTGGTCAACAGCGCGTCATAGCGGATCACGGCCGAGCGGGTGCGGTCGTCATAGCCCATGAAAATCAGACGCCCGCCGAGGTGCTGGCCCGCCACAGCGCCATCCTCGCCATCGATCAGCAC harbors:
- a CDS encoding ATP12 family chaperone protein; this encodes MKRFYKEVSVAGQDGAWQVTLDGRAIRTVGGQPQKVPTKALAEALAGEWAAQGEEIDPTSFVLRDMADYALDVVGRDRAEAIASLLPYAETDTLCYRADPEDALFERQNEVWEPILAAAEVRHGIRMQRISGIMHKPQPAESLAALRARLDDADAFTLAALRNMASLAASLLIALEAAEPGADVAALWAAASLEEEWQADLWGRDWEAEERREKRAKAFALSAEFVGMVRG
- a CDS encoding RluA family pseudouridine synthase; protein product: MSHETPSNQVRQFVVGRDDDGIRLDRWFKRHLPQIGFATISRWARTGQIRIDGKRAAPEDRVAKGQTLRVPPGDSIVGIGGGKAARARKPLTEAQLELADSIVLHRDPSAIVINKPPGLATQGGSGTFEHVDGLLDAYANGGPRPRLVHRLDKDTSGVLLVAATPGSAAFFSKRFSGRTAKKVYWALVVGVPSIDEGLIDLPLAKQPGSGGEKMMVDQSEHGQPSKSRYRVIDRAGNRCCWVELQPLTGRTHQLRVHMAAIGHPIVGDGKYGGPDAFLSGSISRKLHLHARRLIIEHPDGTPLDVEAPLPDHMAASLAQLGFEESEGEYIPDPSGEWGREEKKQAAKAHAKDYRKERKGERRGRAETGRSRNDSRRTESRKGPGAKSEAPRKSGPKKGLGSKPSAKPTGPRPAAKAAGKPAGRPAAKPAGKPAGRPSGRPPAPRGQR
- a CDS encoding FMN-binding negative transcriptional regulator, whose translation is MHPNPAFRHDDRALFERLIREIGFGMVFAATPDGPRVAHVPLVSDGNGTVQFHLARGNALARHLHGMVALAVVNGPDAYVSPRWYGHDPNQVPTWNYVALEMEGPVRRMDRDGLFGLLEALSAQEEAKLPPPAWTMEKSDPAYIDKLMGAIVGFEMEVQAWRPTFKLSQNKSAEMREQVAAGLEEVGSHAVAAMMRGLV
- the gatC gene encoding Asp-tRNA(Asn)/Glu-tRNA(Gln) amidotransferase subunit GatC; this encodes MSVDTATVARIASLARIKVSEGELEAMVPELNGILNWVEQLGEVNVEGVEPMTAVIPNTLRLRADVVNADPLTGGGIRDAVLANAPAAEHGFFGVPKVIE
- a CDS encoding FKBP-type peptidyl-prolyl cis-trans isomerase, with the protein product MTEITRVPLQPLSKGSVSKIWLGTLVAVLVGGTVAVAARPPLVGVKTLKAGEGSNPTMGDLVMVNYVGKLDNGTVFDQNKNVVMQMQGTIPGFAKALAQTQRGGKYLIHIPAKLAYGDHAAGAIPANSNLNFELEVIDFRNQAEVEMQRRMMERMMRAQGGAGAAPGGDAPAAPGGAE
- a CDS encoding HAD-IA family hydrolase, with the translated sequence MTRLAVFDCDGTLVDGQHDIQAAMVDAFRAQSLPPPSREAVRQIVGLSLPVAMRRLRPDLESEQQAALVEEYKYAYRSARDSGRIGEPLYDGIRGLLDGLRSDGWAMAVATGKSDRGLTHCLAMHGLSDHFVSLQTADRHPSKPHPAMLEAALFEAAAMPQDSVMIGDTSFDMAMARSAGVRALGVAWGYHSVAQLMAAGADAVARDPEHLRELLG
- the rpsU gene encoding 30S ribosomal protein S21, whose protein sequence is MQILVRENNVDQALRALKKKLQREGVYREMKLRRHYEKPSEKRAREKAAAVRRARKLERKRAERDGAK